The following proteins are encoded in a genomic region of Flammeovirga pectinis:
- the nirD gene encoding nitrite reductase small subunit NirD: protein MTFEHNTLEQVTTWVNAGHVNDFPENGGSTISHDGDQIAVFNFTVLNKWFATQNLCPHKKQMILSRGIIGTEGETPKVACPYHKKTFSLETGENLNGCEDSIETFPIKIEDDTVFVGLYEKK from the coding sequence ATGACATTTGAACATAATACACTAGAACAAGTTACTACATGGGTTAATGCAGGTCATGTAAATGATTTCCCTGAAAATGGTGGATCAACAATCTCCCATGATGGCGATCAAATTGCTGTATTCAATTTTACTGTTTTAAATAAATGGTTTGCTACTCAAAACCTTTGTCCTCATAAAAAACAAATGATTCTTTCTAGAGGAATCATTGGTACAGAAGGAGAAACACCTAAAGTAGCCTGCCCTTATCATAAAAAGACATTTTCACTCGAAACGGGTGAAAATTTAAACGGATGCGAGGATTCTATCGAAACATTTCCAATCAAGATAGAAGATGATACCGTATTCGTAGGACTTTACGAGAAAAAATAG
- the moaC gene encoding cyclic pyranopterin monophosphate synthase MoaC has protein sequence MKDKTEKNTSLTHLDANGNPSMVDVGEKNTTTRTAIAQSIVQFPIEVANTIRNQDNATKKGSIFQTAIIAGIMGTKKTSELIPLCHPLPLDKCNIEIDWINDTEIRIISTAKVTSKTGVEMEALTGASVAALTIYDMCKALSQDINIKETKLFHKSGGKTDFNR, from the coding sequence ATGAAAGATAAAACAGAAAAAAACACATCATTAACGCATCTTGATGCAAATGGAAACCCATCTATGGTTGATGTTGGAGAGAAAAATACAACAACACGAACTGCTATAGCACAATCTATTGTTCAATTCCCTATAGAAGTAGCCAATACTATTCGTAATCAAGATAACGCCACAAAAAAAGGGTCAATATTTCAGACTGCAATTATTGCTGGTATAATGGGTACTAAGAAGACTTCTGAGTTAATTCCTCTTTGTCATCCTTTGCCTCTAGATAAATGTAATATTGAAATTGATTGGATAAACGATACAGAAATAAGGATTATAAGTACTGCCAAAGTAACATCTAAAACTGGTGTTGAAATGGAAGCTTTAACTGGAGCTTCTGTTGCTGCACTTACCATTTATGATATGTGTAAGGCATTATCACAAGATATAAACATTAAGGAGACAAAATTATTCCATAAATCAGGAGGTAAAACAGACTTTAATAGATGA
- a CDS encoding NTP transferase domain-containing protein: protein MKHQKHAKLTRKNIGTIATNELAIMGTTCGEIKNLVEKLSNQIAPLTSAFIDMDHKSDEEELNKSFLGSAEQVYTDKINFHRINIKRELNAFEKRKYFNSFDFTFINGNHYIAEKQLLVIDSRKPLLKKVAKITNPVAVVFSATDKEIPPELLKELPELKTLPQFSIEEIDKIGVFITTSVLDKPKLKGLVLVGGKSTRMGSDKAVLDYHGKPQWEYAKELLAPYCDEVFISVAEEAKSYKGTPQITDKFLGLGPMGGILSAFQEDPNSGWLVIACDLPLLSEKSLDHLVTKRNTHKMATSFKSPTLEFPEPLICIWEPKAYGTLLEYLSWGYSCPRKALINSDIELLISEHEEEMTNANTKEEFIEIKNTL, encoded by the coding sequence ATGAAACATCAAAAACACGCTAAATTAACTCGTAAAAATATAGGTACTATTGCTACAAATGAGCTAGCAATTATGGGTACTACTTGTGGTGAAATTAAAAATCTAGTTGAAAAACTTTCAAACCAAATAGCTCCTTTAACATCTGCTTTTATAGATATGGATCATAAAAGTGATGAAGAAGAATTGAATAAATCTTTTTTAGGGTCTGCTGAACAAGTTTATACTGATAAAATCAATTTCCATAGAATTAATATCAAAAGAGAATTAAATGCATTTGAAAAACGTAAATATTTCAACTCCTTTGATTTCACATTTATAAATGGCAACCATTATATAGCAGAGAAACAACTTTTAGTAATTGATAGTAGAAAACCGTTATTAAAGAAGGTTGCTAAAATTACAAATCCTGTAGCTGTTGTTTTTAGTGCTACAGATAAAGAAATCCCTCCTGAGCTCTTAAAGGAATTACCTGAACTTAAAACACTTCCTCAATTTTCGATCGAAGAAATTGACAAAATCGGTGTATTCATAACTACTTCTGTACTAGACAAACCTAAATTAAAAGGGTTAGTTTTAGTTGGAGGAAAAAGCACTAGAATGGGATCTGATAAAGCTGTTTTAGATTACCATGGTAAACCTCAGTGGGAATATGCAAAAGAATTACTAGCTCCATATTGTGATGAAGTATTTATTTCAGTTGCAGAAGAAGCTAAGTCTTACAAAGGCACGCCTCAGATTACAGATAAGTTTTTAGGGTTAGGCCCAATGGGTGGTATTCTATCTGCTTTCCAAGAAGACCCTAACTCTGGGTGGTTAGTAATAGCATGCGATTTACCTCTCTTATCTGAGAAATCTTTAGATCATTTAGTTACAAAAAGAAATACCCATAAAATGGCGACTTCTTTTAAAAGTCCTACGTTAGAATTCCCAGAACCATTAATTTGTATTTGGGAACCAAAAGCATACGGAACATTACTAGAATATTTAAGTTGGGGATATTCGTGCCCTAGAAAAGCATTAATTAATAGTGATATTGAATTACTCATTTCTGAACACGAAGAGGAAATGACAAATGCAAATACAAAAGAAGAATTTATCGAGATAAAAAATACTTTATAA
- the nadA gene encoding quinolinate synthase NadA → MLTTELKDRADQLGFIDVMENNPVDLKKEITRLKEEKNAVFLAHYYQDAEIQDLADFVGDSLALAQKAADTDADIILFAGVHFMAETAKIINPQKKVILPDFKAGCSLAEAAPPKEFSEFVKAHPDYTVVTYINSSAEVKAYTDITVTSTNALKIINSLPADEKIIFAPDRNLGKYIMKETGRDMLLWDGACVVHEAFALEKILDLHKEYPHAKIIAHPESEMPLLKVAAFVGSTAALLKFVQEDDADAYIVATEAGILHKMREAVPHKNLIPAPSKEDNTCACSECHFMKMNTLEKVYNCLKYEYPEVDVDEDIRLKAIGSIERMFELS, encoded by the coding sequence ATGCTTACAACAGAGCTTAAAGATAGAGCAGATCAATTGGGTTTCATTGATGTAATGGAGAATAATCCTGTTGATCTCAAAAAAGAGATAACTCGCTTAAAAGAAGAAAAAAATGCTGTCTTCTTAGCCCATTATTATCAAGATGCAGAAATTCAAGATCTTGCTGACTTTGTTGGTGATAGTTTGGCTTTAGCACAAAAAGCTGCAGATACCGATGCTGATATAATTTTATTCGCAGGAGTTCACTTTATGGCTGAAACAGCAAAAATTATTAATCCTCAAAAGAAGGTAATTCTACCTGATTTTAAAGCAGGCTGCTCTTTAGCAGAAGCTGCTCCTCCAAAAGAATTTTCTGAGTTTGTAAAAGCTCATCCTGATTATACAGTAGTTACTTATATTAATTCTTCTGCAGAAGTAAAAGCATATACAGATATAACTGTTACTTCTACAAATGCATTAAAAATTATAAATAGTTTACCTGCAGATGAGAAAATCATTTTTGCTCCAGATAGAAATCTGGGTAAGTATATTATGAAAGAAACAGGTAGAGATATGCTATTATGGGACGGGGCTTGTGTAGTGCATGAAGCATTTGCACTTGAAAAAATCCTTGACCTCCATAAAGAATATCCTCACGCTAAGATTATAGCTCACCCAGAGTCTGAAATGCCTTTATTAAAAGTTGCTGCCTTTGTAGGATCTACTGCTGCACTTTTAAAATTTGTTCAAGAAGATGATGCAGATGCTTACATTGTAGCCACTGAAGCTGGAATTCTACATAAAATGAGAGAGGCAGTTCCTCATAAGAATTTAATTCCTGCTCCATCAAAAGAAGATAACACATGTGCATGTTCTGAATGTCACTTCATGAAAATGAATACTTTAGAAAAAGTGTACAATTGTTTAAAATATGAATATCCAGAAGTTGATGTTGACGAAGACATTCGATTAAAAGCAATCGGTTCGATTGAAAGAATGTTTGAATTATCATAA
- a CDS encoding DUF7009 family protein encodes MKLRLKDNSIRLRLNVNDLNTLNNDGEVWEVSQLGKTTFTYGVKSIEKGEMSAEMEDNRLKFCLTVDQIEDWVKTSRVGYSSVQNNEDGSELKLLIEKDFKCLTDREEDESSNFENPNKTC; translated from the coding sequence ATGAAATTAAGATTAAAAGACAATAGTATCCGATTAAGATTGAATGTAAACGACCTTAATACATTAAATAATGATGGAGAGGTTTGGGAGGTGTCTCAATTAGGCAAAACAACTTTTACTTATGGAGTAAAATCTATAGAAAAGGGTGAAATGAGTGCTGAAATGGAAGATAACCGTTTAAAGTTCTGCTTAACTGTTGATCAAATTGAAGACTGGGTGAAAACAAGTAGAGTTGGTTATTCATCAGTACAGAATAATGAGGATGGGTCTGAACTGAAATTATTGATAGAAAAAGACTTCAAATGTTTAACAGACAGAGAAGAAGACGAAAGCAGTAATTTTGAGAATCCCAATAAAACTTGCTAA
- the nadB gene encoding L-aspartate oxidase produces the protein MNKVDFLIVGSGIAGLSYALKLCEFYQKKNHHPKICLITKDEPFESNTRYAQGGIAAVIDADDSYEKHINDTLVAGSHINNEEVVKLVVENGPERIRELINWGAQFDKSDDGDYKLAKEGGHSDHRILHFKDVTGQEIQRALLDTIKKYDNVEILQDYYAVDLITQHHLGEDVTRYRKDTQCYGVYALNKLSGEVETILSKVTLLATGGIGQVYNTTTNPSVATGDGIAMTYRAKGIVEHMEFVQFHPTALYERGNHGNAFLITEAMRGAGAILKNSKGEDFVKRYDKRGSLAPRDIVARAIDSEMKKEGKDHVWLDASGINEKELKSHFPSIYKKCFDKGIDITKDLIPVAPASHYLCGGIVVNTKAETSINNLLACGECTCTGLHGANRLASNSLLEAAVYAHEAFETSLQLIDKTTWAEDIPEWNKDGTSVPEEMVLISQSRSDLQRVMSNYVGIVRSDERLARAFKRTGLIYEETEELYKKTVISQPLCELRNMITITYLIIGGAKNRHENIGLHYSIDYE, from the coding sequence ATGAATAAAGTTGATTTTCTAATTGTCGGATCTGGTATAGCCGGACTTAGTTATGCCTTAAAGCTTTGTGAATTCTATCAAAAGAAAAATCATCATCCTAAAATCTGCTTGATTACTAAAGATGAACCTTTTGAAAGCAATACTAGGTATGCGCAAGGTGGGATAGCAGCGGTAATTGATGCTGATGATTCTTATGAAAAACATATTAACGACACTTTGGTTGCCGGTTCTCATATCAACAATGAAGAAGTTGTAAAACTTGTTGTTGAAAACGGGCCTGAACGAATTAGAGAGCTAATTAATTGGGGTGCTCAGTTCGATAAATCTGATGATGGTGACTATAAACTTGCAAAAGAAGGAGGACATTCCGACCATAGAATTTTGCATTTTAAAGATGTTACAGGACAAGAAATCCAAAGAGCACTTTTAGATACAATAAAAAAATACGATAACGTAGAAATACTTCAAGATTATTATGCTGTAGATCTTATTACACAGCATCACCTTGGAGAAGATGTTACTCGCTACCGTAAAGATACCCAATGCTACGGTGTTTATGCCTTAAACAAACTCTCCGGAGAAGTTGAAACCATTTTATCTAAGGTGACCTTATTGGCTACTGGAGGTATTGGCCAGGTATATAATACAACTACAAACCCAAGTGTTGCGACAGGAGATGGTATTGCCATGACCTATAGAGCAAAAGGTATTGTTGAACACATGGAATTTGTTCAGTTCCACCCTACAGCACTTTATGAAAGAGGAAACCACGGAAATGCATTCTTAATTACGGAAGCAATGCGTGGTGCAGGCGCAATCCTTAAAAACAGTAAAGGAGAAGACTTTGTCAAAAGATATGATAAAAGAGGCTCGCTAGCCCCTAGAGATATTGTAGCTAGAGCTATTGATTCTGAAATGAAAAAAGAAGGAAAAGACCATGTTTGGTTAGATGCTTCAGGAATCAATGAAAAAGAATTGAAATCTCACTTCCCTTCTATTTATAAAAAATGCTTTGATAAAGGGATCGACATTACAAAAGATTTAATCCCAGTTGCTCCTGCTTCTCATTATTTATGTGGAGGCATTGTAGTAAATACAAAAGCGGAAACATCTATAAATAATTTATTAGCGTGTGGAGAATGTACTTGTACAGGATTACATGGTGCAAATAGATTGGCTTCGAATTCGCTACTCGAAGCGGCTGTATATGCACACGAAGCTTTTGAAACATCTCTACAATTAATAGATAAAACAACCTGGGCAGAAGATATTCCGGAGTGGAATAAAGACGGAACATCTGTACCAGAAGAAATGGTTCTAATTTCTCAATCAAGGAGTGACTTACAAAGAGTAATGTCTAATTATGTTGGAATTGTACGTTCTGACGAAAGGTTAGCAAGAGCTTTTAAACGTACTGGTTTGATTTACGAGGAAACAGAAGAACTCTATAAAAAGACGGTAATATCGCAACCTCTTTGTGAATTAAGAAATATGATTACCATAACCTACTTAATTATTGGTGGTGCCAAAAATAGGCATGAGAATATTGGTTTACACTATTCTATAGATTATGAGTAA
- a CDS encoding molybdopterin molybdotransferase MoeA produces the protein MQNHLIEPSKVDEIISKVHLDLPSEKVNFSDSLGRTLAENIYADRDFPPFDRVAMDGIGIHHSSIDNAKNLFIIEDVQPAGSSQLKLKESENCIEVMTGAILPEGTDVVIPYEWTERRGEQMFVSDFKHAQSFTNVHRKGIDVKKGEVLIKAGTIITSAEIGILSTVGKVEVVVKALPKVAVIATGDELVGIDQIPADYQIRMSNCYSIQSRLQEEGISSKIYHIVDDKEALKVKIKGLFSSYNIFVFSGGVSKGKFDYLPQVFEELGVVKQFHGVKQRPGKPFWFGITKNNQPIFALPGNPVSTYLCANRYLIPWLNRELQKENRQPKAILDSDYSFDKPLTYFLQVKSYYNSSGELCVSPTTGGGSGDLANLSIADAFVELPSDRNTFIKGDKLPIWFYKK, from the coding sequence ATGCAAAATCATTTGATAGAACCTTCGAAAGTAGATGAAATAATTTCGAAAGTGCATTTAGATTTACCATCAGAAAAGGTAAATTTTTCAGATTCATTAGGTCGTACTTTAGCAGAAAATATTTATGCGGATAGAGATTTCCCTCCTTTTGATAGGGTAGCTATGGATGGTATAGGTATTCATCACTCGTCAATAGATAATGCTAAAAACTTATTTATTATAGAAGATGTTCAACCTGCAGGGAGTTCGCAATTAAAATTAAAAGAGAGTGAGAATTGTATTGAGGTAATGACTGGTGCTATCTTACCCGAAGGTACAGATGTTGTTATTCCTTACGAATGGACTGAGAGAAGAGGAGAACAAATGTTTGTTTCAGATTTTAAACATGCACAGTCTTTTACAAATGTACATAGAAAAGGTATTGATGTTAAAAAAGGCGAGGTTCTTATTAAAGCGGGAACTATAATTACATCTGCAGAAATTGGTATTTTATCTACAGTAGGAAAGGTAGAAGTAGTAGTTAAAGCTTTACCTAAAGTAGCAGTTATTGCAACGGGAGATGAGCTAGTAGGAATAGACCAAATACCTGCTGATTATCAAATTAGAATGTCGAATTGCTATTCTATTCAATCTAGGTTACAAGAAGAGGGGATATCCTCAAAAATTTATCATATAGTTGATGATAAAGAAGCTCTAAAAGTAAAAATTAAAGGCCTCTTTTCATCTTATAATATTTTTGTATTTAGTGGAGGTGTTTCTAAAGGTAAATTTGATTACCTTCCGCAAGTATTTGAAGAATTGGGGGTTGTGAAACAGTTTCATGGCGTTAAACAAAGACCAGGTAAACCATTTTGGTTTGGTATTACAAAAAATAATCAACCAATATTTGCATTGCCAGGAAATCCAGTTTCTACCTATTTATGTGCTAATAGGTACCTTATTCCTTGGTTAAATAGGGAGTTACAGAAAGAGAATAGACAACCTAAAGCTATTTTAGATAGCGATTACTCTTTTGATAAGCCACTAACTTACTTTTTACAAGTAAAGTCTTATTACAATAGTTCAGGTGAATTATGTGTGTCCCCAACAACAGGAGGAGGATCTGGAGATTTAGCAAATTTATCTATTGCAGATGCCTTTGTGGAGTTACCTTCAGATAGAAACACGTTTATAAAAGGAGATAAATTACCAATTTGGTTTTATAAAAAATAG
- a CDS encoding DUF4345 domain-containing protein — translation MNLKKIYLSIFAITLSVIALLYGIKPQWFTDTFLEANMIISTDAAHILRAVSGLYLALIGFFIYGIFNEKYTDAAIIVTAVFCFGLAAGRSVSILFDGVPSPLLLLYVIMEYSIVPLAYLLLKKTSPSNYNEVSLA, via the coding sequence ATGAATTTAAAAAAAATATACCTTTCAATCTTTGCTATTACATTATCAGTTATTGCATTATTATATGGAATTAAACCTCAATGGTTTACAGATACTTTTTTAGAAGCAAATATGATTATATCAACAGATGCAGCACATATATTAAGAGCAGTATCTGGCTTATACCTTGCACTTATTGGTTTCTTTATTTATGGAATATTTAATGAGAAATATACCGATGCAGCAATCATTGTTACTGCTGTTTTTTGCTTTGGTTTAGCGGCAGGGAGGTCAGTAAGTATTCTTTTTGATGGTGTACCATCTCCATTATTATTGTTATATGTAATTATGGAATATAGTATTGTACCATTAGCTTACCTTTTATTAAAGAAAACATCACCTTCAAATTATAATGAAGTTAGTCTTGCTTAA
- the nirB gene encoding nitrite reductase large subunit NirB, whose amino-acid sequence MTKIVIVGNGMVSYKLCEKLIDKNTTASITVIGEEPRPAYDRVHLSAYFEDENAEKLSMASRDWYKGNGIDLITSEKVSLINREQQTITTHTNSTYSYDYLVLATGSSAFVPPIKGVDKKGVFVYRTIEDLELMMAFGKKAKTAAVLGGGLLGLEAAKAAIDMNLKTSVVEFAPRLMPRQIDEVGGDLLKSKMEDIGIEILLGKATSEIAGDNDIMTGLSFSDDTTLDVDMLIISAGIRPRDELGKAANIKTADRGGFIVNSLMQTNDEKIFAIGECASYENMIYGLVAPGYDMAEVVAEQIANENIDYTFTGCDMSTKLKLIGVDVASFGDPFCENTLHFPITINDQQNGIYKRINISEDGSKLLGGILIGDAEDYNMLHQMFINEMALPPHPQDLIIKATGDGGAAIGVDALPDTAQVCSCENVTKGDICCSIKDDGVTDINGLKKATKAGTGCGGCMPMVNNILEDTLQKMGTVIRKEICEHFTYTRQEMFDIIKVNEIKTYDELLAKYGQGGGCETCKPLVGSLLASIWNDLILKEATIQDTNDRFLANIQKGGSYSVVPRIAGGEITPDKLIVIGEVAKEFDLYTKITGGQRIDLFGAKLNDLPLIWERFIDAGFESGHAYGKSLRTVKSCVGSTWCRFGLHDSVGFAIEIENRYKGLRSPHKLKGGVSGCIRECAEARGKDFGVIATEKGWNLYVGGNGGANPKHAVLLAGDIDKETVIKYIDRYLMFYIKTAEPLQRTAPWLDKLEGGIEYLKQVVVEDSLGIGEQLESDMEVLKAHYSCEWKEAVKNPEIRKRFAHFSNTDQDDPTLKFKRDRDQKFPVAW is encoded by the coding sequence ATGACAAAAATAGTAATCGTAGGAAACGGAATGGTCAGCTATAAGTTATGTGAAAAACTTATAGATAAAAATACCACAGCTTCTATCACTGTCATAGGCGAAGAACCTCGTCCTGCATACGACAGAGTACATTTAAGTGCTTATTTTGAAGATGAAAATGCAGAAAAACTATCTATGGCTTCTCGTGATTGGTACAAAGGAAATGGTATCGATCTTATTACAAGTGAAAAAGTATCTCTTATAAACAGAGAACAACAAACTATAACTACACACACAAATTCTACGTATTCATACGACTACTTAGTCTTAGCTACTGGTAGTTCTGCTTTTGTTCCTCCTATTAAAGGTGTAGATAAAAAAGGTGTTTTTGTCTATAGAACAATTGAAGATCTAGAGTTAATGATGGCTTTTGGGAAGAAAGCCAAAACTGCAGCTGTTTTAGGTGGAGGGCTATTAGGTCTTGAAGCCGCAAAAGCTGCAATTGATATGAATTTAAAAACATCTGTAGTTGAATTTGCTCCTCGCTTAATGCCAAGACAAATTGATGAAGTAGGTGGTGATTTACTAAAAAGTAAAATGGAGGATATCGGTATAGAGATCCTTCTTGGTAAAGCTACCTCGGAAATTGCAGGTGATAATGATATAATGACTGGTTTGTCTTTTTCTGATGATACAACTTTAGATGTTGATATGCTTATTATATCAGCTGGTATTAGACCAAGAGACGAATTAGGAAAAGCTGCTAATATAAAAACAGCAGATAGAGGTGGTTTTATTGTCAATTCTTTGATGCAAACAAACGATGAGAAGATATTTGCAATAGGTGAATGTGCTTCTTATGAAAATATGATCTACGGTCTTGTTGCTCCTGGTTATGACATGGCAGAAGTTGTGGCAGAACAAATTGCCAACGAAAACATCGACTATACATTTACTGGCTGCGATATGTCTACCAAATTAAAATTAATTGGTGTAGACGTTGCAAGTTTTGGAGATCCATTCTGTGAAAATACCTTACATTTTCCGATCACTATTAATGATCAACAAAATGGCATCTACAAGAGAATTAATATTTCAGAAGACGGAAGCAAACTTCTTGGTGGTATTTTAATTGGTGACGCAGAAGATTATAACATGCTCCATCAAATGTTTATCAACGAGATGGCGTTACCTCCTCATCCGCAAGATTTAATTATAAAAGCTACGGGAGATGGTGGAGCTGCAATTGGAGTGGATGCATTACCAGATACTGCACAAGTTTGTTCTTGTGAAAATGTAACTAAAGGAGATATCTGTTGTAGTATTAAAGACGATGGTGTTACGGATATCAATGGTCTAAAAAAAGCTACAAAAGCTGGTACAGGCTGTGGTGGCTGTATGCCAATGGTCAACAATATCTTAGAAGATACACTACAGAAAATGGGTACAGTAATCCGTAAGGAAATCTGTGAACACTTTACGTATACTCGTCAAGAGATGTTTGACATTATTAAAGTCAATGAAATCAAAACTTACGATGAGCTATTGGCTAAATATGGTCAAGGTGGTGGATGCGAAACTTGTAAACCATTAGTTGGTTCTTTATTAGCTTCTATTTGGAACGATTTAATTCTTAAAGAAGCAACAATTCAAGATACAAACGATCGTTTCTTAGCAAATATCCAAAAAGGTGGTTCTTATTCTGTAGTACCTCGTATTGCAGGTGGAGAAATCACACCAGATAAATTAATCGTTATTGGAGAAGTAGCAAAAGAGTTTGATCTATACACAAAAATAACTGGTGGTCAGCGTATTGACTTATTTGGTGCTAAACTAAATGATCTTCCATTAATATGGGAAAGGTTTATTGATGCAGGTTTTGAAAGTGGTCATGCCTATGGTAAATCACTTAGAACTGTAAAAAGTTGTGTTGGTAGTACTTGGTGTCGCTTCGGTCTACATGATTCCGTTGGTTTTGCTATCGAAATAGAGAATAGATACAAAGGACTTCGTTCTCCACATAAATTAAAAGGTGGTGTATCGGGTTGTATTAGAGAATGTGCAGAAGCAAGAGGAAAAGACTTTGGTGTAATTGCTACAGAAAAAGGATGGAATCTCTATGTAGGTGGTAATGGTGGTGCAAACCCTAAACATGCCGTTCTATTAGCTGGTGATATCGATAAAGAAACTGTTATCAAATACATTGATAGATATTTAATGTTCTACATCAAAACTGCAGAACCTTTACAAAGAACTGCACCTTGGTTAGATAAATTAGAAGGAGGAATAGAGTACTTAAAACAAGTTGTTGTAGAAGATTCTTTAGGAATTGGAGAACAACTAGAATCTGACATGGAGGTTTTGAAAGCACATTACAGTTGTGAATGGAAAGAAGCTGTCAAAAATCCAGAAATACGTAAGCGTTTTGCGCATTTCAGTAATACAGATCAAGACGATCCTACGCTTAAATTTAAAAGAGATAGAGATCAAAAATTCCCAGTTGCTTGGTAA
- the cobA gene encoding uroporphyrinogen-III C-methyltransferase: protein MTPTFHLIGAGPGDAELLTLKALRVLKESKVVLYDALVSQDILDFIPESVEKIYVGKRAGAHYLKQEETNALIVEMAFKYGSVTRLKGGDSFVFGRGQEEIEYAESFGIDSYVVPGISSSLAGPTLAGIPVTKRGVNESFWVVTATTCSGGLSKDLTHAAASSATIVVLMGVGKLELIAQLFSMYRNEDEPIALVQDASLPTQKVVIGTLKDIVERANERDVRPPAVIVIGEVVALGKESEIVAASSNSKMSV, encoded by the coding sequence ATGACACCTACTTTTCACTTAATTGGCGCTGGACCTGGAGATGCAGAATTACTTACTTTAAAAGCTCTTAGAGTACTTAAAGAGAGTAAAGTAGTTTTGTACGATGCGTTAGTTTCTCAAGATATTTTAGATTTCATTCCAGAGAGTGTAGAAAAAATATATGTTGGGAAAAGAGCTGGAGCTCACTACTTAAAGCAAGAAGAAACAAATGCTTTAATAGTTGAAATGGCTTTTAAATATGGTTCTGTTACAAGATTAAAAGGAGGTGATTCATTTGTTTTTGGTAGAGGACAGGAAGAAATTGAATATGCAGAATCTTTTGGTATAGATTCTTATGTAGTACCAGGTATTTCTTCTTCATTAGCAGGACCAACTTTGGCAGGAATTCCTGTTACTAAAAGAGGTGTAAATGAGAGTTTTTGGGTAGTAACAGCAACTACTTGTTCGGGTGGGTTATCCAAAGATTTAACGCATGCCGCAGCATCTTCTGCAACAATTGTTGTCTTAATGGGAGTAGGGAAACTAGAATTGATTGCTCAATTATTTTCTATGTACAGAAATGAAGATGAACCTATTGCCTTGGTGCAAGATGCGTCGTTGCCTACTCAAAAAGTTGTTATTGGTACATTAAAAGATATTGTTGAAAGAGCAAATGAAAGAGATGTTAGACCCCCAGCTGTGATAGTAATTGGTGAGGTTGTAGCATTAGGTAAAGAAAGTGAAATAGTTGCAGCATCTTCCAATAGTAAGATGTCTGTATAA